A region from the uncultured Draconibacterium sp. genome encodes:
- a CDS encoding diphosphate--fructose-6-phosphate 1-phosphotransferase has translation MNISALQKERAKYQPKLPKSLKGPVKLVEGAKTESVADQKEIEELFPNTYGMPLISFEAADEAGAKEPVNVGVILSGGQAPGGHNVISGIFDGIKNIHADSKLYGFLGGPGGLVDHKYMELTADIIDEYRNTGGFDIIGSGRTKLEEEAQFDKGLEIAKDLGLNALVIIGGDDSNTNACVLAEYYAKINAGVQVVGCPKTIDGDLKNEMIETSFGFDTATKVYSELIGNIQRDANSAKKYWHFIKLMGRSASHIGLECALKTQPNITLISEEVAEKKQTLGEVVEYMAGIVAKRADDGNNFGVALIPEGLIEFIPEMKVLISELNDLLAEDTDTEKEFKMLKKSHRNEWVASQLTDASAKVFSSLPTGIATQLTLDRDPHGNVQVSLIETEKLLGEMVGTRLEELKEEGKYVGKFGTQYHFFGYEGRCAAPSNFDADYCYSLGYTASVLISEGKTGYMSSVRNTTASADEWIAGGVPVTMMMNMEKRHGHMKPVIQKALVELDGAPYKYFVSKRGEWAVGTEFVYPGPIQYFGPTEVCDQTTETLKLEQE, from the coding sequence ATGAATATTAGCGCATTGCAAAAAGAAAGGGCTAAATATCAGCCTAAACTACCTAAATCATTAAAAGGGCCGGTAAAACTGGTTGAAGGAGCAAAAACCGAATCGGTTGCCGACCAAAAAGAAATTGAAGAACTATTTCCGAATACTTACGGAATGCCACTTATCTCTTTTGAGGCAGCTGATGAAGCCGGTGCAAAAGAACCTGTAAATGTTGGAGTTATTCTTTCAGGCGGACAAGCGCCAGGAGGGCACAATGTTATTTCAGGTATTTTCGACGGGATAAAAAATATTCACGCCGATAGTAAATTATACGGATTTTTAGGTGGACCTGGAGGATTGGTTGACCATAAATACATGGAACTTACTGCCGATATTATTGATGAATACCGTAACACCGGTGGTTTTGATATTATTGGTTCAGGACGTACAAAACTGGAAGAAGAAGCACAGTTTGACAAAGGACTGGAAATTGCCAAAGATCTTGGCTTAAACGCCCTGGTAATTATTGGTGGCGACGATTCGAACACAAACGCTTGTGTTTTAGCCGAATATTATGCAAAAATTAATGCAGGTGTGCAGGTGGTTGGTTGCCCGAAAACAATTGATGGCGACCTGAAAAACGAAATGATTGAAACATCGTTTGGTTTTGATACAGCCACTAAAGTATACTCAGAGCTTATTGGTAACATTCAGCGTGATGCCAATTCTGCAAAAAAATATTGGCACTTCATTAAATTAATGGGGCGTTCAGCTTCGCATATCGGGTTAGAGTGTGCGCTAAAAACACAGCCAAATATTACCTTAATTTCTGAAGAAGTTGCCGAGAAAAAACAAACTTTAGGCGAAGTGGTAGAGTATATGGCGGGTATTGTTGCCAAACGTGCCGATGATGGTAATAACTTTGGTGTTGCCTTAATTCCGGAAGGATTGATCGAATTTATTCCGGAAATGAAAGTATTGATTTCGGAGCTAAACGATTTACTTGCTGAAGATACCGATACTGAAAAGGAATTTAAGATGTTGAAAAAAAGTCACCGTAACGAATGGGTGGCCAGTCAACTTACTGATGCATCAGCAAAAGTTTTCAGTTCGTTGCCAACAGGTATTGCAACTCAGTTAACACTCGATCGCGATCCGCACGGTAACGTTCAGGTTTCATTAATTGAAACCGAAAAGTTATTGGGCGAAATGGTAGGTACACGTCTTGAAGAGCTTAAAGAGGAAGGCAAATACGTTGGCAAATTCGGAACACAATACCATTTCTTTGGCTATGAAGGACGCTGTGCTGCTCCTTCTAATTTTGATGCCGATTATTGCTACTCCTTAGGTTACACGGCATCGGTTCTTATTTCTGAAGGAAAAACAGGGTATATGTCGTCGGTGCGCAATACCACTGCTTCTGCCGATGAGTGGATTGCCGGAGGTGTTCCGGTAACCATGATGATGAACATGGAAAAACGCCACGGACATATGAAACCGGTAATTCAGAAAGCTTTGGTTGAACTCGACGGAGCTCCTTATAAGTATTTCGTTTCAAAAAGAGGCGAGTGGGCGGTAGGAACTGAGTTCGTATATCCCGGCCCGATTCAATATTTTGGTCCGACTGAAGTGTGCGACCAAACAACCGAAACATTAAAGTTGGAACAGGAGTAA
- a CDS encoding histidine kinase: MKIFKYRILNHILFWIFIFTFYTVPYLLSYGFVFEAFINIIYIPIDIIGVYIVIEYLLPRFVFKKRNFGIFILGTALIIALNIAVSQFIKLNIQPMLGFWIARRPISAEMFSALLNNFMIIGSATAFKLFRYSYNIQLTQSELERKTVQSELGILRSQVNPHFLFNVLNNIDALIFEDKEKASNAIFLLSKIMRYMLQESTHEKVKLDKEISYIQDYLELAKLSFADPDFLHYEQDGMPNSQQVPPLLFIPIIENAVKHCNKQSQSPGIKINFFINKDFIELHTSNFIKRNDFKLPDSGTGTGLKNVEKRLKLLYTDNYTFDINKDIDKFEVHIKVPV; the protein is encoded by the coding sequence ATGAAAATTTTTAAATACAGAATTCTTAACCATATCCTGTTTTGGATATTTATATTTACCTTTTACACTGTTCCCTACCTACTGTCGTATGGCTTTGTATTTGAAGCTTTTATAAACATCATTTACATTCCGATTGATATTATTGGAGTATACATTGTTATTGAATACCTCTTGCCGCGCTTTGTTTTTAAAAAGCGAAACTTTGGGATTTTCATTTTGGGTACAGCCCTAATTATTGCGCTAAACATTGCCGTTTCGCAATTTATAAAACTAAATATACAACCCATGCTGGGTTTTTGGATTGCCCGCCGCCCAATTAGTGCTGAAATGTTTTCGGCGCTGCTCAACAACTTTATGATTATTGGCTCTGCCACCGCTTTCAAGCTATTTCGCTATTCGTACAACATCCAACTCACGCAGTCGGAACTTGAACGAAAAACGGTACAGTCTGAATTAGGAATTTTGCGCTCGCAAGTTAACCCGCACTTTTTATTTAACGTTTTGAATAACATTGATGCTTTAATTTTTGAAGACAAAGAAAAAGCTTCGAATGCCATTTTTTTGCTTTCGAAAATTATGCGTTATATGCTTCAGGAATCTACGCACGAAAAAGTTAAACTGGATAAAGAAATAAGCTATATTCAAGATTATCTTGAACTGGCTAAGCTGAGTTTTGCCGATCCCGATTTTTTGCACTACGAACAAGACGGCATGCCCAATTCTCAGCAAGTTCCGCCCTTACTTTTTATACCAATTATTGAAAACGCGGTAAAACATTGTAACAAACAGTCGCAATCGCCGGGTATTAAAATAAATTTTTTCATTAATAAAGATTTTATTGAATTGCACACCTCAAATTTTATAAAGCGTAATGATTTTAAATTACCCGACAGCGGCACCGGAACAGGACTGAAAAACGTTGAAAAAAGGCTAAAACTACTGTATACCGATAACTATACCTTTGATATTAATAAGGATATAGATAAATTTGAGGTACATATAAAAGTACCGGTTTAA
- a CDS encoding LytTR family DNA-binding domain-containing protein → MKMNCIAVDDELLALKKIKRFAGKIDYLNLLGTFDNALSTFSFLRENKVDLIFLDIQMDEFTGIQLLETIKDPPYVILTTAFDEYALKAYELDVVDYLLKPIPFERFVKATEKVYARFLKDKNTQAPVQAATQSTPVNEQPDFMFIKSGNKTVKVYFDKILYIEGQRDYLQIHTEDNRIMTLLNFKKMQELLDEQKFIRVHKSFIISVDKIDYIENNTVKIKDKLIPVSSTYKIAFQNLLQKKNFL, encoded by the coding sequence ATGAAAATGAATTGCATAGCTGTTGACGATGAACTTCTGGCCTTAAAAAAGATCAAACGATTTGCCGGAAAAATCGATTACCTGAACCTGTTAGGTACTTTCGACAACGCACTTTCCACGTTTTCATTTTTACGCGAAAATAAAGTAGACCTTATTTTTCTTGATATCCAAATGGATGAATTTACAGGCATCCAGCTGTTGGAAACCATTAAAGATCCGCCTTACGTTATTTTAACCACGGCTTTTGACGAGTACGCGCTTAAAGCCTATGAACTGGATGTTGTTGATTACCTTTTAAAACCCATTCCTTTTGAACGTTTTGTAAAAGCAACGGAAAAAGTATATGCCCGTTTTCTGAAAGATAAAAACACCCAGGCACCGGTTCAGGCTGCTACCCAAAGCACCCCGGTAAATGAGCAGCCCGATTTTATGTTTATTAAATCAGGAAATAAAACCGTAAAAGTATATTTTGATAAAATTTTATATATCGAAGGTCAACGCGATTACCTTCAGATTCATACCGAAGACAACCGGATTATGACCCTACTGAATTTCAAAAAAATGCAGGAGCTTTTAGATGAGCAGAAATTTATTCGGGTACACAAATCGTTTATAATTTCGGTAGATAAAATTGATTATATCGAAAACAACACAGTAAAAATAAAGGACAAATTAATTCCGGTCAGCAGTACCTATAAAATCGCATTTCAAAACCTGCTTCAGAAAAAAAACTTCCTTTAA
- a CDS encoding serine hydrolase domain-containing protein: MMRITQVLILFFVLATLTNCKKAKNDVVYNKKYIEEIKQVRKEFSFLLGRNFIPGAQIAISKNGELIYSEAMGWASKDLEVAAKRDTKFRIGSLSELYTALIYLKMVEEGKLIPDSAVQHYLPDFPKKKMPVKLEHLLNHSSGIRELTRAEQEWTGINFSIKRGLEKFMDDPLMAPPGAYQQESRFNYNLLGAILENASDKKYHELLEFYVTDTLKLNNTCPDNPFSTIKGRTNFYDHNMIAQVVNAVTMDMRWRLPSDGLLSTAEDLVKLGNVFLSSDYLNERTRENLFEPVSLSSQGPSLLANGWIIITDSSGKKVYGREGAVTGGSSSMLIYPDEELVVVVTTNLCQENSSIPIFKLARFFLPEAEQEQD; encoded by the coding sequence ATGATGCGAATAACTCAGGTACTAATTTTGTTTTTTGTTTTAGCAACACTTACCAACTGTAAAAAAGCAAAAAACGATGTGGTGTATAATAAAAAATACATTGAAGAGATTAAGCAGGTTCGAAAAGAATTTTCTTTTCTTTTAGGACGCAATTTTATTCCGGGAGCACAAATTGCTATCTCTAAAAACGGAGAACTAATCTACTCTGAAGCAATGGGTTGGGCTTCAAAAGACCTGGAAGTAGCTGCAAAACGCGACACCAAATTCAGAATAGGTTCATTATCTGAATTATATACAGCGCTTATCTACCTGAAAATGGTTGAAGAAGGCAAACTTATCCCCGACTCAGCAGTACAACACTACCTGCCCGACTTTCCGAAAAAGAAAATGCCCGTAAAGTTGGAACACCTGCTTAACCATAGCTCGGGCATTAGAGAACTAACGCGGGCGGAACAAGAATGGACCGGAATCAATTTTAGCATAAAAAGAGGCTTGGAGAAATTTATGGACGATCCATTAATGGCACCACCAGGGGCCTATCAACAAGAAAGCCGGTTTAACTATAACCTGCTTGGAGCAATACTGGAAAATGCTTCAGACAAAAAATATCACGAGCTGTTAGAATTCTACGTAACTGATACGCTTAAGTTAAACAATACCTGCCCCGATAATCCTTTTTCCACAATAAAAGGCCGTACAAATTTTTACGACCACAACATGATTGCGCAGGTAGTAAACGCAGTAACAATGGATATGCGCTGGCGACTTCCGTCTGATGGATTGCTTTCCACAGCTGAAGATCTGGTTAAATTGGGCAATGTTTTCCTTAGCTCTGATTACCTGAACGAGCGTACCCGTGAAAACCTTTTTGAACCTGTCTCACTATCCAGTCAGGGGCCTTCTCTCCTCGCCAACGGATGGATTATAATCACCGACAGCAGTGGAAAAAAAGTATATGGCCGCGAGGGAGCTGTTACCGGAGGTAGTTCGTCGATGCTAATTTACCCTGATGAAGAGCTGGTAGTGGTGGTAACAACTAACCTGTGTCAAGAGAATTCAAGCATTCCAATATTTAAACTAGCCCGTTTTTTTCTTCCTGAAGCAGAACAAGAACAGGACTAA
- a CDS encoding DUF4230 domain-containing protein — METLIFLGLIIGLVGGIAGTVYFYKNRNERQLQSQSVLLLEKIKQVCKLITVEGEFSEIFTHRDEKNLFFKLFQTEKKALLIVKAKVMIGFDLTKINIEINTPKRQVRLSQFPEPEILSIDNDLEYYDVQKGIINKFTETDLTNMNKKSKEFIREKVQNSHLVQIAKNQANDTISLIRQLIESVGWELVAEHKELPNKKAQKKLTD; from the coding sequence ATGGAGACCCTTATTTTTTTGGGATTAATAATTGGCTTGGTTGGCGGCATTGCCGGCACGGTATATTTTTATAAAAACCGCAACGAACGCCAACTGCAAAGTCAATCGGTTTTACTTTTAGAGAAAATAAAACAAGTTTGTAAGCTTATTACTGTTGAAGGTGAATTTTCAGAAATTTTCACGCACCGCGATGAAAAGAATCTTTTTTTTAAACTTTTTCAGACCGAAAAAAAAGCGCTACTTATTGTTAAAGCCAAAGTTATGATTGGCTTCGACCTCACGAAAATAAACATTGAAATAAATACGCCAAAAAGGCAGGTTCGTTTATCGCAATTCCCTGAGCCTGAAATTCTAAGCATTGATAACGATCTGGAATACTACGATGTACAGAAAGGAATAATCAACAAGTTTACCGAAACCGACCTGACGAATATGAATAAAAAATCGAAAGAGTTTATTCGTGAAAAAGTGCAAAACAGCCACCTGGTGCAAATTGCAAAAAACCAGGCCAACGATACAATTTCGCTTATCCGTCAGTTAATTGAATCGGTTGGCTGGGAACTGGTAGCAGAACATAAAGAGTTACCCAATAAAAAGGCACAAAAAAAGCTGACTGATTAA
- a CDS encoding serine hydrolase domain-containing protein yields the protein MKTLPFNFLLLGLVVLLFSSCSSTPKNQNLNQSIDADSLKVATAHIQHYIDKGELAGFSALVLKDGQEVFRMNEGYADRENSKAMEANTIFRIFSMTKPITAVALMTLYDEGKFELDDKVSKFIPEFSSAKVYTPGDNSYTLEEQENEVTIRHLLTHTSGISYGWNPNSYVDSIYRATFDSAWDGKLEDKMPLLAEQPLNFQPGTQWLYGLSIDVAGFLVEVISGMSFDEYLQQKVFGPLKMDDSGFYVPEEKHERLCTLYSPAEDGSLKPSEDRFAEAFKQPATLLSGGGGLVSTIDDYARFCTMLLNGGELDGVKVLEPTTVKMIMSDQLPEGAIYDNGKRGYGLAGAVDFETGEYSWAGAASTNFWINPTDQLIIITATQIMPSNFKFGKEFKAKIEAAIKK from the coding sequence ATGAAAACACTACCATTTAACTTTTTATTGCTTGGCCTGGTTGTGTTGCTTTTTTCAAGCTGCAGCTCAACCCCCAAGAACCAGAATCTTAACCAAAGCATTGATGCCGACTCATTAAAAGTGGCCACAGCGCATATTCAACACTACATTGATAAGGGGGAGCTGGCCGGTTTTTCCGCATTGGTGTTAAAAGACGGGCAGGAAGTATTTCGCATGAATGAAGGTTATGCCGACCGGGAAAACAGCAAGGCGATGGAAGCCAATACTATTTTTAGGATTTTTTCGATGACCAAACCAATTACCGCTGTGGCCTTAATGACTTTGTATGATGAAGGTAAATTTGAACTGGATGATAAGGTGTCGAAGTTTATTCCCGAATTTTCATCGGCAAAAGTTTATACGCCAGGTGATAATAGCTATACGCTTGAAGAACAGGAAAATGAAGTAACTATAAGACATTTATTAACGCATACATCAGGTATTTCTTACGGATGGAATCCCAACTCGTATGTTGATTCGATATACCGGGCTACATTTGATAGTGCCTGGGATGGAAAATTGGAAGATAAAATGCCTTTGCTTGCAGAGCAGCCACTTAATTTTCAACCGGGTACCCAATGGCTTTATGGACTTTCAATTGATGTTGCCGGCTTTTTGGTAGAAGTAATCTCAGGAATGTCTTTTGATGAATACCTGCAGCAAAAAGTATTTGGCCCGTTAAAAATGGATGACTCCGGATTTTATGTGCCGGAAGAAAAACACGAACGTTTATGTACCCTTTATAGTCCCGCTGAAGATGGTTCCCTTAAACCTTCGGAAGACCGTTTTGCAGAAGCCTTCAAGCAACCGGCAACCTTATTGTCGGGAGGTGGCGGACTGGTTTCTACCATTGATGATTATGCCCGTTTTTGTACTATGCTTTTAAATGGTGGAGAGCTTGACGGAGTAAAAGTATTGGAACCAACCACAGTAAAAATGATAATGAGCGACCAACTACCTGAAGGTGCAATTTACGACAATGGTAAAAGAGGCTATGGCCTGGCAGGGGCAGTTGATTTTGAAACCGGAGAGTACAGCTGGGCCGGTGCAGCATCTACTAATTTTTGGATAAATCCGACTGATCAGCTTATTATTATTACTGCTACACAAATAATGCCGAGCAACTTTAAGTTTGGTAAGGAGTTTAAAGCAAAAATTGAAGCCGCTATAAAAAAATAG
- a CDS encoding monomeric [FeFe] hydrogenase: protein MGYTSNTLIIRRDLLKQVVKLFADGRLVEEIDRIPIQMAPKRREAQHRCCIHKERAVIKYKLFPLLGYTVDDEKDELTPLSAYAENAQNRTKIKDEILTVVDEACTSCVKAQYVVSNLCRGCVARPCMMNCPKDAVSMVNGQAQIDSTKCINCGICQKQCQYHAIIHVPIPCEAACPVGAISKDKFGVERIDDEKCIYCGKCMIACPFGSIFEISQLIDVLMCIRKEEHTTAIFAPAIHGQFDLTTGQIESLLKEIGFNEVVEVADGARKTVEHESEEFLERLGDGAPFMTTSCCPSYVETVEKHVKGLKPYVSDTPSPMMYAAEMARQKNPETKVVFIGPCIGKRKEAKRNDKVDFVMSFEELNALIVGLDIDLGSLADNESRHNQKTVDRGFALSGGVAAAVKAERPEANIKELVINGVDKKAVGMMKAYARGKAPANFIEVMVCEGGCINGPASLGEMAGNRKLFNSNLK from the coding sequence ATGGGATATACAAGTAATACACTGATTATCAGAAGAGATCTTCTAAAACAAGTAGTTAAACTTTTTGCCGACGGAAGGCTGGTTGAAGAAATAGACCGAATTCCGATACAAATGGCTCCCAAGCGTCGCGAAGCACAACACCGCTGCTGCATTCATAAAGAACGGGCCGTAATAAAATACAAACTTTTCCCGCTGTTGGGCTATACAGTTGACGATGAAAAAGACGAGCTAACCCCACTGAGTGCTTATGCCGAGAATGCTCAAAACCGCACTAAAATAAAAGATGAGATATTAACTGTTGTTGACGAAGCCTGCACCAGCTGCGTAAAAGCGCAATATGTTGTAAGTAATCTGTGCCGGGGCTGTGTAGCGCGTCCGTGTATGATGAACTGCCCAAAAGATGCCGTAAGCATGGTAAACGGACAGGCGCAAATTGATTCAACAAAATGTATCAACTGTGGTATTTGCCAAAAACAATGCCAGTACCACGCCATAATTCATGTACCTATTCCGTGTGAGGCGGCCTGCCCCGTAGGAGCAATTTCGAAAGATAAATTTGGAGTAGAACGTATTGATGATGAAAAATGTATCTACTGCGGAAAATGCATGATTGCCTGCCCCTTTGGAAGTATTTTTGAGATTAGTCAGCTGATTGATGTGTTAATGTGCATCAGGAAAGAAGAACACACAACAGCCATTTTTGCCCCGGCCATTCACGGTCAGTTTGATTTAACCACCGGCCAGATTGAAAGCCTGTTAAAAGAAATCGGCTTTAATGAGGTTGTTGAGGTTGCTGATGGTGCCCGAAAAACAGTGGAGCACGAATCGGAAGAATTTTTAGAACGACTGGGAGATGGAGCACCCTTTATGACCACCAGTTGCTGTCCGAGTTATGTTGAAACCGTTGAAAAACACGTAAAAGGATTAAAACCTTATGTTTCTGATACGCCATCGCCAATGATGTATGCTGCGGAAATGGCGCGTCAAAAAAATCCGGAAACCAAAGTAGTTTTTATCGGGCCATGTATTGGTAAACGAAAGGAAGCCAAGCGCAATGATAAAGTTGATTTTGTAATGTCGTTTGAAGAGCTAAACGCACTAATTGTTGGGCTGGATATTGATTTGGGCAGCCTGGCCGACAACGAAAGTCGCCACAACCAAAAAACGGTAGATCGCGGGTTTGCCCTGTCGGGAGGAGTGGCAGCAGCAGTAAAAGCAGAACGCCCTGAGGCCAATATTAAAGAGCTTGTAATTAATGGTGTAGATAAAAAAGCTGTTGGCATGATGAAAGCTTATGCGCGTGGAAAAGCACCGGCCAATTTTATTGAAGTGATGGTTTGCGAAGGAGGGTGCATTAATGGCCCCGCTTCGCTGGGAGAAATGGCGGGTAACCGGAAACTTTTTAACAGTAACCTGAAATAA
- a CDS encoding oxidoreductase family protein, translated as MNQHFQETILKATGAQSLNRTASIQSLWSGYGEIIRYSLEGSKMKSVVVKHVNLPEGGNHPRGWNTDLSHQRKLKSYKVETEWYKSFANSCDQNCKVPECYALETLGSEVLMVMEDLDELGFAKRLSASVNWKNINACLSWLSNFHATFLHIKPQGLWETGTYWHLNTRPEELEAMDDLPLKNAAAAIDRALTSSPFQTLVHGDAKLANFCFSEDGEKVAAVDFQYVGGGCGMKDLAYFIGSCMSENDCEKYEEQILNTYFEFLKAALNRKQNSTNFIALEHNWRNLYHTAWADFHRFLKGWHPGHWKINSYSERVSREVIKSIAH; from the coding sequence ATGAACCAACATTTTCAGGAAACAATATTAAAGGCAACGGGGGCACAAAGTTTGAACCGAACAGCATCTATACAGAGCCTGTGGAGCGGATATGGCGAAATTATTCGGTATAGCCTTGAAGGATCAAAAATGAAGAGTGTGGTGGTAAAACATGTTAATCTTCCTGAAGGCGGCAACCATCCGCGCGGGTGGAATACCGATTTATCGCACCAGCGTAAACTAAAATCATATAAAGTTGAAACCGAATGGTATAAATCCTTTGCCAATAGCTGCGACCAGAACTGCAAAGTACCTGAATGTTATGCACTTGAAACCCTGGGTTCTGAAGTGTTGATGGTGATGGAAGATTTAGATGAATTGGGTTTTGCTAAGCGCCTTAGTGCTTCGGTTAACTGGAAGAATATAAACGCCTGCCTGAGTTGGCTGTCAAATTTTCATGCCACTTTTTTGCACATAAAGCCACAGGGACTATGGGAAACAGGAACATACTGGCACCTTAACACCCGCCCTGAAGAACTGGAAGCGATGGACGATCTTCCGTTAAAAAATGCCGCTGCAGCAATTGACAGGGCATTGACATCAAGCCCATTTCAAACGCTGGTACATGGCGATGCCAAACTGGCCAACTTTTGCTTTTCTGAAGATGGAGAAAAAGTAGCAGCTGTTGATTTTCAATATGTTGGTGGTGGTTGTGGAATGAAAGATCTGGCCTATTTTATTGGCAGTTGCATGAGTGAAAACGACTGCGAAAAATACGAAGAACAGATTCTAAACACTTATTTTGAGTTTTTAAAAGCTGCCCTGAACCGGAAACAAAATAGCACCAATTTTATCGCTCTCGAGCACAACTGGCGAAATTTATACCATACTGCCTGGGCCGATTTTCATCGGTTTTTAAAAGGCTGGCACCCTGGCCACTGGAAAATCAACTCATACAGCGAACGGGTTTCACGTGAAGTAATAAAAAGCATTGCACATTAG
- a CDS encoding inositol monophosphatase family protein: protein MKLSSTQLSTLCQYAITAAKKGGGIIHEYAGKKVKVGKKIAADSLASQVVTAVDIKAQNSILETLAPTIREYQLALLSEESPDNNSRFLKDYFWCIDPMDGTLAFTEQTPGYAVSIALVAKSGEPQLGVVFDPLTQNLYHAVKDQGAFLNQHPWQPDLQLTNKNTFTLHIDRTFLQYKHFNLFVDELKTVLKKYNISKLNIQKHAGAVLNAIWVLEQAPGCYFKLPKATPGGGSLWDFAATACIFNEVGAVAKSFDDSLLDLNRKDSSFMNHRGVMYSSNQEIATLIRQFKSLARKNKSF from the coding sequence ATGAAGTTATCAAGCACCCAGCTTTCAACACTTTGCCAATATGCCATTACTGCTGCAAAAAAAGGCGGAGGTATAATTCATGAATATGCCGGTAAAAAAGTGAAAGTAGGTAAAAAAATTGCCGCCGACAGCCTGGCATCGCAAGTAGTAACAGCGGTAGATATTAAGGCACAAAACAGTATTCTGGAAACCTTAGCGCCTACAATTCGAGAATACCAGCTGGCTTTGCTAAGCGAAGAAAGCCCGGATAACAACAGCAGGTTTTTAAAGGACTACTTCTGGTGTATCGACCCCATGGATGGCACGCTCGCTTTTACTGAACAAACACCGGGGTATGCGGTTTCCATTGCTTTGGTGGCTAAATCTGGCGAACCACAACTGGGAGTAGTTTTCGACCCGCTTACCCAAAACCTTTATCATGCGGTAAAAGACCAGGGCGCTTTTCTAAACCAGCATCCCTGGCAACCCGACCTGCAGCTTACCAATAAAAATACTTTTACCCTCCATATCGATCGTACATTTTTGCAGTACAAACATTTCAATTTATTTGTTGATGAACTTAAAACAGTTTTAAAGAAGTACAACATCAGCAAGTTAAATATACAAAAACATGCCGGAGCCGTGCTAAATGCTATTTGGGTACTGGAGCAAGCCCCGGGATGCTACTTTAAACTGCCAAAAGCTACGCCGGGCGGAGGAAGCCTATGGGACTTTGCAGCAACAGCCTGCATTTTTAACGAAGTTGGAGCTGTAGCAAAAAGTTTTGATGACAGCCTGCTCGACCTTAACCGAAAAGATTCAAGTTTTATGAATCACCGGGGGGTTATGTATTCAAGTAATCAAGAAATTGCTACCCTTATCAGGCAGTTCAAATCATTGGCCCGAAAAAATAAGTCATTTTAG
- a CDS encoding type IX secretion system membrane protein PorP/SprF, with product MKTHIIIGIGLILVLVSSVVKAQQDPMYTQYMFNTQTINPAYAGTWESVGFMVLGRHQWTGWDGAPETYTMSVQAPLKNEKVALGLNLINDKIGYVKRLYIFGDYSYLVPLSEKTNLRLGIKGGFTNYSHNLQSHNIIDANDPSFVGEISSKLKPNFGVGAFLYSKRAYVGFSIPRIVNSSFENDYQNFSVQAQMRHYFLIAGAVFDLGENLKFKPTALTKASFSSETGAPLQLDLTGNFLFKEKFWLGGSWRSGESFGVIAQFYFKDKLRLGYAIDFSTNNIQNYSNGTHEVMVSYELRFKKQEVTSPRYF from the coding sequence ATGAAAACACATATTATAATAGGTATAGGATTAATTTTAGTGCTGGTGAGCAGCGTTGTTAAGGCGCAACAAGACCCCATGTACACCCAGTACATGTTTAATACGCAAACCATAAATCCGGCCTATGCCGGAACCTGGGAATCAGTTGGTTTTATGGTTTTAGGCCGTCATCAGTGGACGGGCTGGGACGGAGCACCGGAAACATATACCATGTCGGTGCAGGCACCACTAAAAAACGAAAAGGTAGCACTGGGATTAAACCTGATAAACGATAAAATAGGGTACGTAAAACGACTTTATATTTTTGGCGATTATTCCTACCTCGTGCCACTTTCAGAAAAGACCAATTTACGTTTGGGGATTAAGGGGGGATTTACAAATTACTCGCACAATTTGCAATCGCATAATATTATTGATGCTAATGATCCGTCGTTTGTTGGAGAGATTAGTTCAAAATTAAAACCAAATTTTGGAGTAGGTGCTTTTTTATACAGTAAAAGAGCTTATGTAGGATTTTCAATTCCCCGAATTGTTAACAGTTCGTTTGAGAACGATTATCAGAATTTTTCGGTTCAGGCTCAAATGCGCCATTATTTTTTAATAGCCGGAGCTGTTTTTGATCTCGGTGAAAACTTAAAGTTTAAGCCAACAGCGCTTACCAAGGCTTCATTTTCATCGGAAACCGGTGCTCCCTTGCAACTGGATCTTACGGGGAACTTCTTGTTTAAAGAAAAATTCTGGCTGGGAGGAAGCTGGCGTTCAGGCGAATCGTTTGGGGTTATTGCCCAGTTTTATTTTAAAGATAAACTGCGCCTGGGATATGCCATCGATTTTTCTACAAATAATATTCAAAATTACAGTAACGGTACACACGAAGTGATGGTATCGTACGAACTCCGGTTTAAAAAGCAAGAGGTAACTTCTCCACGATATTTTTAA